Proteins from a single region of Dyadobacter fanqingshengii:
- the argS gene encoding arginine--tRNA ligase: MTIEAILKDDIQKAIQKHLDVTVEDIILQPTKKEFEGFYTFVTFPLTKSIRKSPAEIGQIIGNELAEHSSVAEKFNVVQGFLNISLKDTTWLELFSNVFNDQNFGTFPSNGQSVMVEFSSPNTNKPLHLGHLRNNFLGESLAKILKASGFDVVKTCLVNDRGIHICKSMLAYREFGNGETPESSGMKGDHLAGKYYVKFDGEYKRQIKELVEQGMSEEEAAKKAPWILEAQKLLLLWENNDSETVALWHKMNGWVYEGFRQTYDKIGVGFDKTYYESDTYLLGKDIIEEGLRNDVFYKKPDNSVWIDLTAEGLDEKLVLRGDGTSVYITQDLGTTELKYSDFHNNRYLWVVGNEQDYHFKVLFAIFKKLGRPYADGCYHISYGMVDLPSGKMKSREGTVVDADDLVEQMIQTAASRTQELGKIDDFDSAEAKQLYNQLALSALKYFLLKVDPKKRMLFNPEESIDFQGHTGPFIQYTYARIRSIIRKAEQSGIQAVIPPVSYILHPAEKELIFALSQYPVRVQAAASEFAPSVISLYAFELAKVYNQFYAEVSIFSDPNLDSVKFRVALSGAVSETIQKALGLLGIEVPERM; the protein is encoded by the coding sequence ATGACGATTGAAGCAATTCTAAAGGACGATATTCAAAAAGCAATCCAGAAGCATCTTGATGTAACTGTTGAAGACATCATTTTACAACCTACAAAAAAGGAATTTGAAGGATTTTACACTTTTGTTACTTTTCCACTCACCAAATCTATCCGAAAATCGCCAGCAGAAATAGGGCAGATTATTGGAAACGAGCTTGCAGAGCACTCTTCTGTGGCTGAAAAGTTTAATGTTGTGCAAGGCTTTTTGAACATCAGCCTGAAAGACACGACGTGGCTGGAATTGTTTTCGAATGTCTTTAATGATCAGAATTTCGGGACTTTTCCTTCGAACGGTCAATCCGTAATGGTGGAATTTTCTTCTCCTAATACGAATAAGCCGCTCCATCTGGGACATTTGAGGAATAATTTCCTTGGTGAATCCCTTGCCAAAATCCTGAAAGCCAGCGGATTTGATGTTGTAAAAACGTGTCTGGTGAATGATCGCGGGATCCATATCTGCAAGTCCATGCTGGCTTACCGTGAATTTGGAAATGGCGAAACGCCGGAATCCAGCGGCATGAAAGGCGACCATTTGGCTGGGAAATATTATGTGAAGTTTGACGGCGAATACAAGCGGCAGATTAAGGAGCTTGTGGAGCAGGGAATGTCTGAGGAAGAAGCAGCTAAAAAGGCTCCGTGGATTTTGGAAGCACAAAAATTGCTTTTGCTTTGGGAAAATAATGATTCCGAGACCGTCGCATTATGGCACAAAATGAATGGCTGGGTTTACGAAGGCTTCCGCCAGACTTACGATAAGATCGGTGTTGGTTTTGATAAAACTTACTATGAATCAGATACTTATTTGCTGGGCAAAGACATTATTGAGGAAGGTTTACGAAATGATGTTTTTTACAAAAAGCCCGACAACTCGGTTTGGATCGACCTTACAGCAGAAGGACTGGACGAAAAGCTGGTTTTGCGCGGTGACGGAACTTCCGTTTACATTACGCAGGATCTGGGAACAACCGAACTGAAATACAGCGACTTCCATAACAACCGCTATTTGTGGGTTGTAGGAAACGAGCAGGATTATCACTTCAAAGTCCTTTTTGCCATATTCAAAAAACTGGGAAGACCTTATGCAGATGGCTGCTATCACATCAGTTACGGCATGGTGGACCTGCCGTCCGGGAAAATGAAATCACGGGAAGGCACTGTGGTGGATGCGGACGATCTGGTGGAACAAATGATCCAGACCGCGGCAAGCAGAACGCAGGAATTGGGTAAGATCGATGATTTTGATAGTGCAGAAGCCAAACAACTCTACAATCAGCTCGCATTGAGTGCATTAAAGTATTTTCTTTTAAAGGTTGATCCTAAAAAAAGAATGCTCTTCAATCCCGAAGAATCCATTGATTTCCAAGGACATACGGGGCCATTTATTCAATATACCTATGCCCGGATCCGTTCTATTATCAGAAAAGCGGAGCAGTCAGGCATCCAAGCGGTGATTCCGCCCGTAAGCTATATTTTACACCCGGCAGAAAAGGAGCTGATTTTCGCATTATCGCAATATCCGGTGCGTGTGCAGGCGGCTGCGAGCGAGTTTGCGCCTTCGGTGATTTCGTTGTATGCATTTGAGTTGGCCAAGGTCTATAATCAGTTCTATGCAGAGGTCTCTATTTTCTCTGATCCTAACCTGGATTCTGTCAAATTCAGGGTTGCATTATCTGGTGCAGTTTCGGAAACAATTCAGAAAGCTTTGGGGTTATTAGGGATAGAAGTTCCCGAGCGAATGTAG
- the pyrR gene encoding bifunctional pyr operon transcriptional regulator/uracil phosphoribosyltransferase PyrR — MPQKRLILSSPLLEIMTSRLCQELIENHQDFSNSVVMGLQPRGIYFAERIIAELSERMGKDIPLGYLDATFYRDDFRRRESPLLPNKTNVPFLIEGKRVILIDDVLSTGRMVRAALDAMTAFGRPKTVELMVLIDRRYNREIPIDPDYVGMQVSTVESQRVQVEWKEQGFEADHIWMVD, encoded by the coding sequence ATACCCCAAAAACGATTAATACTTAGCAGCCCATTGTTAGAGATCATGACCAGCCGGTTATGCCAGGAACTGATTGAGAATCACCAGGATTTTTCCAACTCCGTGGTGATGGGATTGCAACCGCGGGGAATATATTTTGCCGAGCGCATTATCGCCGAACTGAGCGAACGCATGGGCAAAGACATTCCGCTGGGTTATCTGGACGCTACTTTTTACAGGGATGATTTCCGCAGAAGGGAATCCCCGCTCCTGCCGAACAAAACCAATGTGCCTTTTCTGATTGAAGGCAAGAGAGTGATCCTCATTGATGACGTGCTTTCGACAGGGCGCATGGTAAGAGCGGCGCTGGACGCAATGACTGCCTTTGGAAGACCTAAAACCGTTGAACTAATGGTGCTGATCGACCGCCGCTACAACCGCGAGATCCCAATTGACCCGGATTATGTGGGAATGCAGGTTAGCACTGTGGAGAGCCAACGCGTGCAGGTGGAATGGAAAGAACAGGGCTTCGAAGCCGACCACATTTGGATGGTGGATTAA
- the pth gene encoding aminoacyl-tRNA hydrolase — protein sequence MKYLIAGLGNIGPEYAFTRHNVGFMVLDRLAAQHDFKFTFEKLAFVAEWKHKGRQIYFVKPTTFMNLSGKAIRYYMDQFKIQEENLLVILDELQLPYGTLRIKPKGSHGGHNGLKNIEELLASTNYPRLRFGIGNNFPRGRQVDYVLKPFSNEEMKELPIFLDNAGDMVLSFCTLGIQTTMNNYNQ from the coding sequence ATGAAATATCTGATTGCCGGATTGGGAAATATAGGTCCGGAGTACGCATTCACCAGGCATAATGTTGGATTTATGGTGTTGGACAGGCTGGCGGCGCAGCATGATTTTAAATTCACATTCGAAAAGCTTGCTTTTGTTGCGGAGTGGAAGCACAAGGGCAGGCAGATTTATTTCGTTAAACCAACAACCTTCATGAATTTAAGCGGCAAGGCGATCCGCTATTACATGGATCAGTTCAAAATCCAGGAAGAAAACCTGCTTGTCATTCTCGATGAGCTTCAACTTCCCTACGGAACGCTCAGGATCAAGCCCAAAGGAAGTCACGGCGGACATAATGGTTTGAAAAATATTGAAGAATTGCTGGCGTCGACGAATTATCCGCGTTTGCGGTTCGGAATAGGAAATAATTTTCCACGCGGAAGGCAAGTAGATTATGTTCTAAAACCTTTTTCCAATGAAGAAATGAAAGAACTGCCCATATTTTTAGATAACGCTGGCGACATGGTGCTTTCGTTTTGTACTTTGGGGATACAAACAACAATGAATAATTATAACCAATGA
- a CDS encoding OmpA family protein — protein MIDKIIAKCILAILLTGLYIPSFSQSQWTYDFNNGLTPIENAGPALKVLGQPGKYVKEKIPGSDDLSRTIYQFEKNSGLQFNNTEAKGFLSKSFTVEIYFKMDELDSWKRVLDFKNRKSDYGSYIYDGKLNFYDFAIGEKAPVRANQYVHYVYSRDFETKAIKMYINGQSKLEFKDPGTEGMLDDDQVLNLFQDDLIANHESSAGSIVLIRVYDRVMTPVFVRRSYQTISRAPKAPVAEKEEEEPEEEPTAKEPAKRNTNLAIVTGRVYDGKNLKPVNDADVTVRKSSTDSLVASTKTVNGIYNFELRPHETYRISAQADGFQPKSVSVKVSNRFEEVKSLISLSESTYDTPLSTLYFTQSTDVLEDDALSGLDSLVSYFQKRENLRIILKGHTDNTGDFAKNLELSNKRVETVKGYLLGKGIPENRIAGSGYGSAQPNRVNQSEALKRSNRRVEIWAEPIKR, from the coding sequence ATGATTGATAAAATAATCGCGAAGTGCATTCTGGCTATTCTCCTTACCGGACTTTATATTCCTTCGTTTTCGCAAAGCCAGTGGACTTATGACTTTAACAATGGCCTTACTCCGATCGAAAATGCAGGACCGGCATTAAAGGTCCTCGGGCAGCCCGGAAAGTATGTGAAAGAAAAAATCCCCGGATCCGACGATTTGAGCAGGACCATTTATCAATTTGAAAAAAATAGCGGTTTACAGTTCAATAACACAGAAGCCAAAGGTTTTCTAAGCAAATCTTTCACCGTCGAGATCTACTTCAAAATGGACGAGCTCGACAGCTGGAAAAGGGTGCTTGATTTCAAAAACAGAAAAAGTGATTACGGCAGTTATATATACGACGGCAAACTCAATTTTTATGATTTTGCAATTGGAGAAAAAGCGCCTGTGCGTGCGAATCAGTATGTACATTATGTGTACTCGCGTGATTTTGAAACCAAGGCGATTAAAATGTACATCAATGGCCAGTCCAAATTGGAATTTAAAGATCCCGGAACAGAGGGAATGCTGGATGACGACCAGGTGCTCAATCTTTTCCAGGATGATCTCATTGCGAATCACGAATCCAGTGCCGGTTCCATTGTTCTGATCCGCGTTTATGACCGGGTTATGACACCCGTGTTTGTCAGGAGGAGTTATCAAACCATCAGCAGAGCCCCCAAAGCACCGGTTGCAGAAAAAGAAGAGGAAGAACCGGAGGAAGAACCAACGGCCAAAGAACCAGCCAAGAGAAACACCAATCTCGCGATTGTGACGGGACGGGTTTACGATGGTAAAAATTTAAAACCGGTTAATGATGCCGATGTGACCGTTCGCAAATCCAGCACCGACTCTCTGGTAGCGTCGACGAAAACCGTGAACGGCATTTATAATTTCGAACTTCGTCCGCATGAAACTTATCGCATATCAGCACAAGCAGATGGATTTCAACCCAAAAGTGTCTCTGTAAAAGTTTCAAACCGTTTTGAGGAGGTGAAGTCGCTGATCAGTCTTTCTGAATCAACATATGACACGCCGTTATCCACATTATATTTTACACAAAGCACGGATGTGCTGGAAGATGATGCATTAAGTGGCCTCGATTCACTTGTTTCCTATTTCCAAAAAAGAGAAAACCTCAGAATTATTCTCAAAGGCCATACAGACAATACGGGCGATTTTGCCAAAAATCTGGAACTTTCGAATAAGCGTGTGGAGACGGTAAAGGGTTATTTACTGGGAAAGGGAATTCCGGAAAACCGTATTGCGGGTTCAGGATATGGATCTGCGCAGCCTAATCGCGTAAACCAATCGGAAGCATTGAAAAGGTCTAACCGCAGGGTGGAAATTTGGGCGGAGCCTATAAAAAGATAA
- a CDS encoding DMT family transporter, with protein sequence MKNIGIGLLFSILWSSASVATKFGVRSAAPLILANVRFFIAGIWLLTFSYLLSKDKSYRLPNKKEWKQLALFGFLNTTLYLGLYVYAMKFTAAGIGSLAVSINPLIIVLLSSWWLKRHPRPEEWLGIILGMAGVGVATYPLLADSFTTIEGVILLLVSMIAVSAASVYYATIKWELPNLLINGWQVFLGGVFLLPATLLFADFSTTVWDGTFWYPVLWLSLAVSIVGLICWFYLLRIDTVKASLWLFLCPLFGFFFAWWLMDEPVTIYTVMGTVLVIAGLYAGQRAKLMR encoded by the coding sequence GTGAAAAACATTGGTATTGGTCTTCTCTTTTCCATTCTGTGGTCGTCTGCATCTGTCGCCACCAAGTTTGGGGTCCGGTCAGCTGCTCCGTTAATACTGGCAAACGTTCGCTTCTTTATTGCTGGTATATGGTTGCTGACTTTTTCCTATCTCCTGAGTAAAGACAAGTCATATCGCCTGCCGAATAAAAAAGAATGGAAGCAGCTTGCGCTGTTTGGTTTTCTTAATACAACGCTTTATCTGGGCCTCTACGTGTATGCCATGAAATTTACCGCTGCCGGAATCGGGAGTCTGGCTGTTTCAATCAACCCGCTGATCATTGTGCTGTTATCGTCCTGGTGGCTCAAAAGGCATCCGCGCCCGGAAGAATGGTTGGGGATTATTCTTGGGATGGCTGGTGTAGGCGTTGCAACATATCCTCTACTGGCCGACAGTTTTACCACCATTGAAGGAGTTATATTACTTCTGGTCAGCATGATAGCCGTTTCAGCAGCCAGTGTTTACTATGCAACTATCAAATGGGAGTTACCCAATTTGCTGATCAACGGCTGGCAGGTTTTCCTGGGCGGTGTTTTCCTGCTTCCGGCAACATTACTCTTCGCTGATTTTTCAACCACAGTCTGGGACGGCACATTTTGGTATCCTGTTCTTTGGCTGAGTCTGGCCGTGTCGATCGTCGGGCTGATCTGCTGGTTTTATTTGCTGAGAATTGACACGGTAAAAGCATCCTTATGGCTCTTCCTATGCCCCCTTTTCGGCTTTTTCTTCGCCTGGTGGCTTATGGACGAGCCCGTAACGATTTACACGGTCATGGGAACTGTCTTGGTTATTGCAGGGCTGTACGCAGGGCAGCGGGCGAAGTTGATGAGATAA
- a CDS encoding PhzF family phenazine biosynthesis protein: MKLSIYQIDAFTDKLFCGNPAAIVPLSEWLPDETMLNIAAENNLAETAFYVPNENGFHIRWFTPSVEVDLCGHATLAAAYVIFNIENYEGKSIRFDSRSGELHVDCKEDWLTLNFPVDQYHIAVPPPALVESLNDTTMLEVYKGKTDYMVVLESEEIVKNLELDIIVLSTIPARGIIVTAAGEDVDFVSRFFAPQSGIDEDPVTGSAHTTLIPYWAEKLDKTILTAKQLSKRGGYLKCELDGDRVHIGGQARLYLKGEILID, from the coding sequence ATGAAACTATCCATATACCAAATTGATGCGTTTACTGATAAACTCTTTTGTGGAAATCCTGCTGCGATTGTTCCTCTGAGCGAGTGGCTTCCAGATGAAACAATGCTCAACATTGCTGCTGAAAATAACCTGGCCGAAACTGCATTTTACGTTCCCAATGAAAACGGTTTTCATATACGTTGGTTCACGCCTTCGGTTGAGGTTGATCTGTGCGGGCACGCAACTCTGGCGGCCGCTTATGTGATCTTCAATATTGAGAATTATGAAGGCAAATCCATTCGGTTTGATTCGCGCAGCGGCGAGCTTCATGTGGATTGCAAAGAGGATTGGCTAACATTAAATTTCCCTGTGGATCAATATCATATTGCCGTGCCGCCGCCGGCCTTGGTTGAGAGCTTGAACGACACCACCATGCTGGAAGTTTACAAGGGGAAAACCGATTATATGGTGGTTCTTGAATCTGAGGAAATCGTTAAGAACCTGGAACTGGACATTATTGTGCTATCCACCATTCCGGCGAGAGGCATTATTGTCACGGCTGCCGGCGAAGACGTTGATTTCGTGTCACGCTTTTTCGCTCCTCAATCAGGCATTGATGAAGATCCTGTAACCGGCTCAGCACACACAACGCTGATCCCTTACTGGGCAGAAAAGCTCGACAAAACAATATTAACCGCCAAACAACTTTCTAAACGCGGCGGATATCTCAAATGCGAGCTCGACGGCGACCGCGTACACATTGGCGGACAGGCAAGGCTTTATTTGAAGGGGGAGATTTTGATTGATTAA
- the treA gene encoding alpha,alpha-trehalase TreA, translated as MYGFIAPSFTYGQSHVSPEDLYGTLFRDIQHSHIFEDSKTFADAIPLEDPVLIIERYHQQKDQTDFSLQTFVSENFRLPKHIVSDFQADKNSSTSENIKRLWSVLTRHPENQERGGSLIPLPFPYVVPGGRFREIYYWDSYFTMLGLKESGRTDLIESMVNNFAYLIDSFGYIPTANRTYYLTRSQPPFFSLMVRLYSDMGGKKILKRYLPQLQKEYDYWMQDDGPTHEPFTAHRRLVKLPDGALLNRYWDDKATPRPESYREDVELSIEAQKRFEMAPEAVFRHIRAAAESGWDFSSRWFADENDFTSIHTTDILPIDLNCLMHHLEKTLAEAYLLHDNTRMHLYFEEKARLRAAAIQTYFWDESRNYFMDYDFKKQTFTKAVTLAGTFPLYFKLATKSQSHYMRAYIRLNFMRSGGLLTTTIKTGQQWDAPNGWAPLQWIAYKGLRNYNFHRTANELCAEWIALVDKEFKHSGKMLEKYNVSDTNLIAGGGEYEIQEGFGWTNGVYLRMKNKRS; from the coding sequence TTGTACGGATTCATTGCCCCCTCTTTCACGTATGGTCAGTCACATGTTTCGCCGGAGGACCTGTATGGAACGCTTTTCCGCGATATCCAGCACAGCCATATTTTCGAGGATTCCAAAACATTTGCAGATGCGATCCCTCTGGAAGACCCGGTTCTGATCATTGAAAGATATCATCAGCAAAAGGACCAAACTGATTTCAGCCTTCAAACATTTGTTAGCGAAAACTTTCGATTGCCTAAGCATATTGTGTCTGATTTCCAGGCCGATAAAAATTCTTCGACATCGGAAAACATTAAAAGATTGTGGTCTGTGCTCACGCGCCACCCTGAAAACCAGGAGCGCGGCGGTTCACTGATCCCGTTGCCTTTTCCTTATGTTGTGCCTGGCGGGCGATTCCGGGAGATCTATTATTGGGATAGCTATTTCACGATGCTGGGTCTGAAAGAGTCCGGAAGAACGGATCTGATTGAAAGCATGGTTAATAATTTTGCTTATCTGATCGACAGTTTTGGATACATTCCCACGGCCAACCGGACCTATTATCTGACAAGATCCCAGCCGCCGTTCTTCTCCCTCATGGTGCGCCTTTACAGTGATATGGGTGGAAAGAAAATCCTCAAACGCTATTTACCCCAACTCCAAAAAGAATATGATTACTGGATGCAGGACGACGGCCCCACACATGAGCCATTCACCGCGCACAGGCGGCTTGTGAAGCTGCCCGATGGCGCGTTATTGAACCGATATTGGGATGATAAAGCCACTCCTCGCCCGGAGTCTTATCGTGAGGATGTCGAGCTGAGCATTGAGGCGCAGAAACGGTTTGAAATGGCGCCGGAAGCGGTTTTCAGGCATATCAGAGCCGCGGCGGAGTCGGGATGGGATTTCAGCAGCAGGTGGTTTGCAGATGAAAATGATTTTACAAGCATTCACACCACAGACATTCTCCCGATAGATTTAAATTGTCTGATGCACCACCTCGAAAAAACGCTGGCTGAGGCCTATCTGCTGCATGATAACACCAGAATGCATTTGTATTTTGAGGAAAAAGCCCGGTTGCGCGCCGCTGCCATCCAGACTTATTTCTGGGATGAATCGCGAAATTATTTCATGGATTATGATTTCAAAAAGCAAACATTCACAAAAGCGGTGACACTGGCGGGAACATTTCCACTATACTTTAAACTAGCCACAAAATCGCAATCCCATTACATGCGAGCGTATATCCGCCTGAATTTTATGCGTTCGGGAGGCTTGCTAACGACCACAATTAAGACCGGGCAGCAATGGGACGCGCCCAATGGCTGGGCGCCTTTGCAATGGATCGCTTACAAAGGATTGCGCAATTATAATTTCCACCGGACGGCCAATGAACTCTGTGCGGAATGGATCGCGCTGGTGGATAAGGAATTTAAACATTCAGGCAAAATGCTTGAAAAATATAATGTCTCAGACACCAATCTGATCGCCGGCGGAGGTGAGTATGAGATCCAGGAAGGATTCGGCTGGACCAATGGTGTTTATCTCCGTATGAAAAACAAAAGGAGTTAG
- a CDS encoding M20/M25/M40 family metallo-hydrolase produces the protein MKKYIILLCFVCQNAFAQLPTPDHISKHIYKLASDKMQGRGTGSKENKKAAKYVAKQFKQYGLQPKGTDGFYQPFTAKVRRVVVPDSLRETNNVIGFLDNGAENTIIIGAHFDHLGLGRQGSSKAEKPEGQIHNGADDNASGVAGLLELARYFSQNNVKEPYNFLFIAFGAEELGLLGSRHFVNNPTLPLDKINFMSNMDMIGRYDASRGVGIGGFGTSEEWPDIFKGVKSETKFFTDKAGSGGSDHGSFYAKKIPVLFFHTGGHDDYHKPTDDPEKIDYKAAAGILGIQIQLIENAMKLPKLKFTTVL, from the coding sequence ATGAAAAAATACATAATCCTCCTTTGTTTTGTTTGCCAAAATGCGTTCGCCCAACTGCCCACACCGGACCATATTTCAAAGCACATTTACAAGCTTGCTTCGGACAAAATGCAGGGCCGTGGAACAGGAAGTAAGGAGAATAAAAAGGCTGCAAAATACGTAGCAAAGCAGTTCAAACAGTACGGACTTCAACCCAAGGGAACGGACGGATTTTACCAGCCATTTACTGCCAAGGTGCGGCGTGTCGTGGTGCCGGATAGCTTGCGGGAAACCAATAATGTGATCGGCTTTCTGGATAACGGTGCTGAAAATACCATCATTATCGGCGCGCATTTTGATCATTTAGGCCTGGGCAGACAAGGCAGTTCAAAAGCGGAGAAGCCGGAAGGACAGATTCACAACGGAGCCGACGATAATGCCTCGGGCGTTGCCGGTTTGCTGGAACTTGCGCGATATTTTTCCCAAAATAATGTAAAAGAGCCTTATAACTTCCTTTTTATTGCATTTGGCGCAGAGGAACTGGGTTTGCTTGGGTCACGTCATTTTGTGAACAATCCCACATTGCCATTGGATAAAATCAATTTCATGTCCAATATGGATATGATCGGTCGTTATGATGCCAGCCGGGGCGTCGGCATCGGCGGTTTTGGAACGAGTGAAGAATGGCCGGATATATTTAAAGGTGTAAAAAGCGAAACCAAGTTTTTTACAGATAAAGCAGGAAGTGGCGGCTCGGATCATGGATCTTTTTACGCTAAAAAAATCCCGGTTCTTTTCTTTCACACGGGCGGCCATGATGATTATCACAAACCGACCGACGATCCGGAAAAAATCGATTACAAAGCAGCAGCTGGCATTTTGGGTATCCAAATTCAGCTGATTGAAAACGCCATGAAGCTGCCTAAGCTCAAATTTACCACAGTCCTTTAA
- the metX gene encoding homoserine O-acetyltransferase MetX encodes MQAEQKTFKYPYAYALEMGGELPGFELSYTTYGTRNADNSNIVWICHALTGSSNAAEWWDGLVGDDKFFDPARYFIVCVNVLGSAYGSTGPLSINPRTHKPFYRTFPTITVRDVVGAMDLLRQEMEIRKIKLCIGGSLGGQQALEWSVEVPDLFEELIVIASNALHSPWGIAFNESQRMAIEADPTFNDGTDEAGSMGMRAARSIALLSYRNYDTYNFTQARDNPDQIDDFRASSYQQYQGDKFVKRFNAYSYWTLSKIMDSHNVGRNRGGIVHALGLVKAKTLVLGIKSDLLFPLSEQQFLARHIPDAVFQEIDSLYGHDGFLIEYKQLTQVIRAWQETNGKLQTARI; translated from the coding sequence ATGCAAGCGGAACAAAAAACATTTAAATATCCATATGCCTATGCGCTGGAAATGGGCGGTGAATTGCCGGGCTTTGAGCTGTCATACACCACTTATGGAACGCGAAACGCCGATAATAGCAACATTGTCTGGATCTGTCACGCATTAACAGGCAGCTCCAACGCAGCGGAATGGTGGGACGGCCTGGTAGGGGACGATAAATTTTTTGATCCTGCCAGATATTTCATTGTTTGTGTCAATGTGCTGGGTTCGGCTTATGGCTCTACGGGCCCGCTGAGCATTAATCCCCGGACTCATAAACCGTTTTACAGGACATTTCCGACCATTACCGTTCGCGATGTGGTAGGAGCCATGGATTTGCTGCGGCAGGAAATGGAGATCCGGAAAATCAAACTTTGTATTGGCGGCTCGCTTGGTGGCCAGCAGGCGCTGGAATGGTCGGTGGAAGTGCCGGATCTATTTGAAGAGCTCATTGTAATCGCTTCCAATGCATTGCATTCGCCCTGGGGCATTGCTTTCAACGAATCGCAGCGGATGGCGATTGAGGCCGATCCGACGTTTAATGATGGCACGGACGAGGCCGGAAGCATGGGCATGCGCGCTGCCAGATCCATTGCATTGCTTTCTTACCGAAACTACGACACTTACAACTTTACGCAGGCGCGTGATAATCCCGATCAGATCGATGATTTCCGGGCTTCGTCTTACCAGCAATATCAGGGTGATAAATTTGTGAAGCGATTCAATGCATATTCATATTGGACCCTTTCCAAGATCATGGACTCGCACAATGTAGGCCGTAACCGCGGCGGGATTGTGCATGCACTGGGTTTGGTGAAGGCCAAGACATTGGTTCTCGGGATTAAATCCGATCTGCTGTTTCCTTTATCTGAACAACAGTTCCTGGCCAGACACATTCCGGACGCTGTTTTTCAGGAAATTGACTCCCTATATGGCCACGACGGCTTTTTGATCGAATACAAACAGCTTACCCAGGTTATCAGAGCCTGGCAGGAAACAAACGGCAAGTTGCAGACCGCCAGGATTTAA
- a CDS encoding glycerophosphodiester phosphodiesterase, producing MKKFLSIIAIGLLSLTTFESMSQNKNKVIAHRGAWKNTGVTENSIGALEHAIKLGCYGSEFDVHMSADSVIYVLHDHSIKGTHIEKTNAQELSQIKLEDGTALPTLEAYLKAGAKQKKTRLILEIKTSSMGKERSLALATKCVEMVKKLKVEGITDYIAFDFDVCKKVKELAPKAHVEYLNGDKTPDEIQAAGLDGIDYNQGVLKKKPEYIAAIRDKKLTTNVWTVNDEESMKWFLEKGVDYITTNEPELLLKITK from the coding sequence ATGAAAAAATTCTTATCCATTATTGCCATTGGTTTGCTTAGCCTGACCACTTTTGAAAGCATGTCTCAAAACAAAAATAAAGTCATTGCGCACCGTGGTGCGTGGAAAAATACAGGCGTAACAGAAAATTCCATCGGCGCATTGGAGCACGCGATCAAGCTGGGCTGCTATGGAAGCGAATTTGATGTGCATATGTCGGCTGATTCGGTCATTTATGTGCTGCATGATCATTCGATTAAGGGAACACACATTGAAAAGACCAATGCCCAGGAGCTTTCGCAAATTAAACTGGAAGACGGAACTGCATTGCCAACGCTGGAAGCTTATTTGAAAGCGGGTGCGAAACAGAAGAAAACGCGTTTGATCCTTGAAATAAAAACATCTTCCATGGGTAAGGAACGTTCGCTGGCATTGGCCACGAAATGCGTGGAAATGGTGAAGAAATTGAAAGTGGAAGGCATTACGGATTATATCGCATTTGATTTTGACGTTTGTAAAAAAGTGAAAGAACTGGCGCCGAAAGCACACGTTGAATATCTGAACGGAGACAAAACGCCAGACGAAATTCAGGCTGCGGGCCTGGACGGTATTGATTATAATCAGGGTGTATTGAAGAAAAAACCAGAATATATCGCCGCAATCCGTGACAAAAAGCTTACTACCAATGTCTGGACGGTAAATGATGAAGAATCTATGAAATGGTTTCTCGAAAAAGGCGTTGACTACATTACAACCAACGAGCCGGAACTGCTTTTAAAAATCACAAAATAA